Sequence from the Anaerolineales bacterium genome:
GCACAAGGACGCCGGGATGGTGGGCACAATGGTCGTCAAGGCGCCCTGACGTCTCGCTGGCTCACGCCTTCGGCGGGGCAAAGAGAGAAAGAGAGGAAAGCATGTGCTGCATGATGGGTCACGGGATGGATCATGGCGGAGAAATGGGAAAGCCCGCCGTCGAGGGAGGGCAGCAGGTTTCCCTCCTCGACGTCCTGCGGCGGCGCTGCGCCGCGGGCGAGATCAGTCGAGATCAGCTGGAAGAGATGAAAGCGGTCCTCTGCTTCACCGACGGGAAGGCCGTCAGGGCTGGCGCAGGTAACAGCAACCCATGGGAGGCAGAGCACCATGGGTAGGAAAGGCTGGCTGGTCGTCGCTGCGGTGGTTGGGGTTGGCGTGCTTGTAATGCTGGTGGCCTGCCTGGCGCTGCTCCCGTCTTGGGGAGCCGGGTACGGTTGGCGGATGAACCAAACACCGGCCCCCTGGACAGCTGGGGGGCCATGGATGATGGGAGGTTGGAACATGATGGGCATGATGCTGATCTGGCCGGTGCTCCTGCTGGTCCTTGGTGCTCTATTGGTGGCGGGTGTCGTGTGGGCGGTCCAGCTATCGTCGCGGAGTGGGTCGCAATCGACGGGCATACGGTCCACCGGCGATACTCCTTCGCAAATCCTCCGGCGCCGGTACGCCGGAGGCGAGATCACGAAGGAACAGTTCGACGAAATGCGGCAGACGCTCGACCGGAGTTAGTCCGGGCAAGAACACTGCCGCCGGGGCTGGGCCAATGGCTGTAGCCTGTCAGGCGAAGGCAGGCACGGCCTCACTCGACCCAGTTAGAGAGCACCGTCAGCAGGCGTTCCGGCTGGTTTGGGTCATCGGTGAGGATGTGCACGCGGAAGTTGTGTAGGCCTCCCATGTCACCGTGCATCATGAACTGCATCGAAAGCTGCGTGCTCTCGCCCGGCTGGAGGACCGTCGCACCGACGGTCGGGACGGGCGGTCAACACCCCTCCACGACTTCGATGTAGGGGGCCTGTGTTAGGCGGAGCGGTTGGTCGCCGACGTTCGTCAGGACGAACGCCGCCTCAACCGCTTGCCCAAGTGGAATGTCGCCGAGTTCGACGACTTCTCGATCCACCTTGAGCCGCGGCTGGCCGTTGACCTCAATCGCGGCCCGCCTGCCGCTTGATCCGCCTAGCACCGATACCGCGGCGACGAGGGCCAGGAGGACCCCGCCGGCAATAGCGGCTAGGACGACGAGATTGGGGGCGGATTTCGTTTGACGGTGCTTGGAAGGTCTGGTCATGGCGTCTCCTCAAACTGGAAGGTCCAAAGGTAGTCCGTCAGTGCCCACATCTGTGCCTCGGTCAGCACGGGTCCCCAGTAAGGCATCCCAGTGCCCATCCCTCCCCGCAGGATCTTCCCCTGCAGCAGTGCCGA
This genomic interval carries:
- a CDS encoding DUF1573 domain-containing protein; this translates as MTRPSKHRQTKSAPNLVVLAAIAGGVLLALVAAVSVLGGSSGRRAAIEVNGQPRLKVDREVVELGDIPLGQAVEAAFVLTNVGDQPLRLTQAPYIEVVEGC
- a CDS encoding SHOCT domain-containing protein, whose product is MGRKGWLVVAAVVGVGVLVMLVACLALLPSWGAGYGWRMNQTPAPWTAGGPWMMGGWNMMGMMLIWPVLLLVLGALLVAGVVWAVQLSSRSGSQSTGIRSTGDTPSQILRRRYAGGEITKEQFDEMRQTLDRS